In Dromiciops gliroides isolate mDroGli1 chromosome 4, mDroGli1.pri, whole genome shotgun sequence, one DNA window encodes the following:
- the S1PR1 gene encoding sphingosine 1-phosphate receptor 1 encodes MGSTSVPSVKAIPSSVSDYVNYDIIVKHYNYTGKLNSSAESGLKVTSALFILICCFIILENIFVLLTIWKTKKFHRPMYYFIGNLALSDLLAGVAYTANLLLSGATTYKLTPAQWFLREGSMFVALSASVFSLLAIAIERYITMLKMKLHNGSNSFRSFLLISACWVISLILGGLPIMGWNCIGSLHSCSTVLPLYHKHYILFCTTVFTLLLLSIVILYCRIYSLVRTRSRRLTFRKNISKASRSSEKSLALLKTVIIVLSAFIACWSPLFILLLLDVGCKVNTCKILYKAEYFLVLAVLNSATNPIIYTLTNKEMRRAFVRIMSCCKCPSGDSGAKFKRPIIGGMEFSRSKSDNSSHPQKDDGDNPETIMSSGNVNSSS; translated from the coding sequence ATGGGCTCCACCAGTGTACCGTCGGTCAAGGCCATTCCCAGCTCTGTCTCTGACTATGTCAACTATGACATCATCGTCAAGCATTACAACTACACTGGAAAGCTGAACTCTAGTGCCGAGAGCGGCCTCAAAGTGACCTCAGCATTATTCATCCTTATCTGCTGCTTCATTATCCTGGAAAACATTTTCGTCCTCCTGACAATCTGGAAAACCAAGAAGTTCCACCGGCCCATGTACTATTTCATTGGAAATTTAGCCCTATCAGACTTGCTGGCCGGGGTGGCCTACACAGCCAACCTCCTCCTCTCTGGGGCCACCACCTACAAACTCACTCCAGCGCAGTGGTTCCTGCGGGAGGGTAGCATGTTCGTGGCCCTGTCGGCCTCAGTGTTCAGCTTGCTGGCCATTGCCATCGAGCGCTACATCACCATGCTGAAGATGAAGTTGCACAACGGGAGCAACAGTTTCCGTTCCTTCCTGCTCATCAGCGCCTGCTGGGTCATCTCGCTGATCCTGGGGGGCCTGCCCATCATGGGCTGGAACTGCATTGGCTCCTTACACAGCTGCTCCACGGTGCTGCCCCTCTATCACAAGCACTATATCCTCTTCTGCACCACAGTTTTCACCCTGCTCCTCCTCTCCATCGTCATCCTCTACTGCCGGATCTATTCCCTGGTCAGGACTCGGAGCCGTCGGCTGACCTTCCGCAAGAACATTTCTAAGGCGAGCAGGAGCTCCGAGAAGTCCCTTGCGCTCCTCAAGACGGTCATCATTGTCCTGAGCGCTTTCATTGCCTGTTGGTCTCCGCTCTTCATCCTGCTCCTTCTGGACGTGGGCTGCAAGGTGAATACGTGTAAAATCCTCTACAAGGCGGAGTATTTCTTGGTGTTGGCGGTGCTCAACTCGGCCACCAACCCCATCATTTACACACTGACCAACAAGGAGATGCGGAGGGCCTTCGTCCGCATCATGTCTTGCTGCAAGTGCCCTAGCGGGGACTCAGGGGCCAAGTTCAAGCGGCCCATCATTGGCGGCATGGAGTTCAGCCGCAGCAAATCCGACAATTCTTCCCACCCGCAGAAGGACGACGGCGACAACCCAGAGACCATCATGTCCTCTGGGAACGTTAATTCCTCTTCCTAA